From Xiphophorus hellerii strain 12219 chromosome 20, Xiphophorus_hellerii-4.1, whole genome shotgun sequence, the proteins below share one genomic window:
- the snta1 gene encoding alpha-1-syntrophin, producing the protein MAAAMKAQKTGLLELRLTVDRWIRVLATLSEDTLTVNPGEGAEEPAKPNPSPAGAVNGDPPNLSSSPVPETITNVKRTVRVTKQDVGGLGISIKGGKENKMPILISKIFKGLAADQTEALYVGDAILSVNGFDLREATHDEAVQALKKTGKEVILEVKYIKEMSAFFKSAGSPGANLPWDSPPSTPQRSNEVFPIEVKEPRIIPLRMCQVSRKECPPDTENRYFEVISSNRKNSMFLRAKDPAMAQSWYNAIQAAAASLLPQVKEEMKSMQPGMDVKHLGWLTEQMSQGPEKPLFAVLTEKDLLLYSSFPESKESLRNPTKSHTLITTRLVHSGPGKSSSLLDSELSFGLRSGTKQGVETHVFRVDTAKELSTWTHLLVEGCHNAAELIKEVIAACSWNGKECMLGVHIDDGFTLFTDEMGVRKNILLQQPFERLRMSSDDGVRMMFLDFGGPEAEIKLDLRCCPKTLVFIIHSFLSAKVKRLGLLA; encoded by the exons ATGGCTGCCGCGATGAAGGCGCAGAAAACGGGACTGCTGGAACTTCGATTGACCGTGGACCGCTGGATCCGTGTGCTGGCCACTCTTTCCGAGGACACTCTCACCGTAAACCCCGGTGAGGGAGCCGAGGAGCCCGCGAAGCCCAACCCGAGTCCCGCAGGTGCTGTCAACGGAGACCCTCCGAACCTCAGCTCGTCCCCGGTCCCTGAAACCATCACCAACGTGAAGCGCACCGTTCGAGTGACCAAACAAGATGTGGGAGGACTTGGAATTAGTATCAAAG gtggaaaggaaaacaaaatgcccATCCTCATTTCAAAAATTTTTAAAGGCCTTGCAGCTGACCAGACAGAGGCGCTTTACGTCGGGGATGCCATATTGTCTGTCAATGGTTTTGACTTACGAGAGGCCACGCACGACGAGGCTGTGCAGGCACTAAAAAAAACTGGCAAAGAAGTCATCCTTGAAg TGAAATACATCAAGGAAAtgtctgcattttttaaaagcgCCGGTTCCCCTGGAGCAAACCTCCCTTGGGATTCTCCCCCCTCTACACCTCAGAGGAGCAATGAGGTCTTCCCCATCGAGGTGAAAGAGCCTCGCATCATCCCACTGAGGATGTGCCAGGTGTCGCGGAAAGAGTGCCCCCCAGACACAGAGAACAG GTATTTCGAGGTGATTTCATCCAACAGAAAGAACTCAATGTTCCTGCGGGCAAAAGACCCAGCCATGGCTCAGTCGTGGTACAATGCCAtccaagctgctgctgccagcCTTTTACCACAAGTGAAGGAGGAGATGAAGAGCATGCAACCTGGCATGGATGTCAAACATTTGGGCTGGCTTACAGAGCAG ATGTCCCAGGGTCCAGAGAAACCTCTCTTTGCAGTGTTGACAGAGAAGGACCTGCTTCTGTATTCCTCCTTTCCTGAGAGCAAAGAGAGCCTAAGGAACCCCACCAAGAGTCACACCCTCATCACAACCag GCTGGTCCACTCTGGTCCTGGAAAAAGTTCCTCTCTATTGGACTCTGAGTTGTCATTCGGCTTGCGTTCAGGCACCAAGCAGGGCGTAGAGACTCATGTGTTCAGAGTGGACACTGCCAAGGAGCTGTCCACGTGGACTCATCTGTTGGTCGAGGGTTGCCACAATGCTGCAGAACTCATCAAGGAGGTCATAGCAG cctGTAGTTGGAATGGAAAAGAGTGCATGCTGGGAGTGCACATTGACGACGGCTTCACGCTATTCACAGATGAAATGGGTGTCAGGAAAAATATTCTCCTCCAGCAGCCTTTCGAGCGCCTCCGAATGTCCTCAGATGATGGAGTCCGTATGATGTTTCTCGACTTTGGAGGCCCGGAGGCTGAAATT